A window of Malania oleifera isolate guangnan ecotype guangnan chromosome 5, ASM2987363v1, whole genome shotgun sequence contains these coding sequences:
- the LOC131155485 gene encoding transcription factor bHLH113-like codes for MALSNPLKSKKILMADDEGFGEGHLGGAGSFSQLLFADDLVGLDMDDGFNHKHLSFSSINPPKMLCFGDYKENCEAVVVPEKKISANSVRASQCNNHNSVNAMSKSNKKRNELGQESVQRCASTGAGAPVESQGNPKKTKSSANPTTPASHAKVRKEKLGERITALQQLVSPYGKTDTASVLHEATGYIRFLQEQVQVLCSPYLQRLPSSPSVTEGEEEEMEKIDLRSRGLCLVPVASTVHVGSSNGADFWSPAMGSVSSSSLSKQ; via the exons ATGGCGCTGTCAAATCCTCTTAAATCTAAGAAG ATATTAATGGCGGACGATGAGGGCTTCGGGGAAGGCCATCTCGGCGGGGCTGGCAGCTTTTCCCAGTTGCTGTTCGCCGATGACTTGGTGGGTCTTGACATGGACGACGGCTTCAACCACAAACACTTATCTTTTTCTTCCATAAACCCACCGAAGATGCTCTGTTTTGGGGACTACAAGGAGAACTGCGAAGCAGTGGTTGTCCCTGAAAAAAAAATTTCGGCAAACTCAGTCCGTGCTTCTCAATGCAACAATCACAACAGCGTCAACGCGATGTCCAAATCTAAT AAGAAAAGAAACGAGTTGGGGCAAGAATCGGTCCAGCGCTGCGCGAGCACCGGCGCCGGAGCTCCGGTGGAAAGCCAGGGTAACCCTAAAAAGACCAAGAGTTCCGCAAACCCCACGACTCCAGCCAGCCATGCAAAG GTGAGAAAGGAGAAGCTTGGGGAAAGAATCACAGCATTGCAGCAGCTTGTTTCTCCGTATGGCAAG ACGGATACGGCATCGGTGCTGCACGAAGCGACGGGATATATCAGGTTTCTGCAGGAGCAAGTCCAGGTTCTGTGTTCTCCCTATTTGCAGAGACTGCCTTCCTCTCCCTCCGTAACT GAGGGGGAGGAGGAAGAGATGGAAAAGATCGATCTGAGGAGCAGGGGACTCTGCCTGGTTCCGGTGGCCTCCACCGTACACGTGGGGAGCAGCAACGGCGCTGATTTTTGGTCACCCGCCATGGGGAGCGTCTCATCGTCGTCATTGTCAAAGCAGTGA